The following nucleotide sequence is from Melioribacteraceae bacterium.
AGACCAATATTTACTTTATAGTTTTCGTATTGAACAATTACTGTACCTTCCATCTTACCTTCTTTTTGGGTTTCTTGATTTGATTCAAATTCGCCTGTCATACCCGGTGGTAAATTCATCTGATCGACTTTGAATGAAATTCTTAACTCGGATGGCAGAGCGTGTTCAATTTGTTCACCATATTTAATATCGATTGTAACAGTCCCGCTTTTTTTTGTGGTTGTTTCGATTTTGTAAACAATAAATTTATTCTTATCAATCCAGAGATTCGAGAGCACGACTTCCGACGAATCCGATAACGGAAGTATTTTTATTAAGTAAACAGGATTCTTATTAATTATATCTTCCTTAGCAAAAACCGACGTGTATTCGTCTTTCAATAAATTTGCAGGCGAAAAATTCAATCCTTGTCGAGGAAGTAACGCAAAACCCGTAGATTCCATCTTAATTTTATCGGGTTGTTTAAAATAAATGGTTGCGTGAGTTTCCGGAACTCGAAGAAAATTTACATCAATTTTTATAACTGCTTCAACTTGATAATCTTCTACACTGTTTATCTTTTGTTTGGTTTTTTGAAGTACTTCATTCGGATCAACAGTTTGTGAATATAAAACTGATGCAATAATTAATAGATAAATTATCTTTCTCATGTAAGAATGTCCTTACGATTAAATATATAAGTTGTAACTGCAAATAGAACTACAATATGGCCAAGCAATATTAATCCCGATTCAATTATAACATCGTAACCAACCGGGTCACCAAAAAACTCGCGCCATTTTATCATATGATTTGTGAACAAATACGGTTTAATAAATTCCAATGCTTCAATCGGAAGAGCCGAAATAATAATGAAAACAATAATAACTGCCATTGTTACAACTATAGGTCCGATTGCATTTTCAACCAATGAAGAAAAGAAATACGAAAGCGTGAATACGGTTGTCATACTTATCATAGCAAAGCCGTACGCTAATACAAATCGCCAAATAACATCGTCAGCGGCAAAGATGTAAACTTTATCCCTCAATACAATTAATTCACCCGGACCAAAGATCAACAAACTTACACCCATGCTGATAATCAATAACCAAGCAAGTAAAAGATTTGTGTAAATGAATCCGGCAATAAATTTTGAGAAAGCAATACTAAAACGGGAAACCGGTCTGGTAACTAACATTCTATAAGTACCCGAAGTTGCTTCGCCGGCAAAAAGATCACTACCAACAAGAACAATTAAGAATGGTATGTGTATGAACAATGCCTGTAAAATCAAATATGCTACTAAATAACCGTTCAATAAATTGCCGACAAAGAAAAACGAATCTTTGAGATTTCTTGTAGCGAAATCGACATATCCTTCACCGTTGAAATAAAGGGATATCTGAACAATCGGTACCAAAACAGCAATAGCGCCAAACCCGATATACGTTCTCAATTTTCTAAATATTTTAGATAGTTCGATCGAGATTAATTTAATTATCATTCGGTTGTCTCGGTAATTCTTAGGAAATAATCTTCTAATGATCTGATCGGAATAATTGCACTTACATTGATTCCGTTTTGTATTAAGTATGAATTCAATTCCGGTATTTCACTTTTCTGCATTTCAAATACCAGTTGATTTTTTTCTTTTTGCACAAATGAATCAACCCATTGAGTTAATTCTATAACCTCAAATGCTTTCATAATGTCATCAACTTCAATACTTACTTTTAAGAAATCGGGATTTAATAATTCATCGACTGTGCCTTCAACTTTTGTTGAACCTTTGTTGATTATAATCATTCTGTTTGCGATTAACTCAACTTCGTGAAGTATGTGAGATGAAAGAAAAATTGTTTTATTCTGTTCTTTACTTAAACGAATAATTAAGTCACGGATTTCCTTCATTCCTTGTGGATCTAAACCGGTGGTAGGTTCATCAAGAATAATAAGTTCGGGATCATGAAGAAGTGCTTGTGCTATTCCGAGTCTTTGTTTCATTCCATGCGAAAATGTTTTTACTTTACTGTTATATCTTTTATCCAATCCAATTATTTCGAGATGTTTCATTAAATTTTGTTTTGAAACATCGGCACCGGAAATTTTACCAAGTATTTCCAAATTTTTATAGGCTGTTAAGTACAGATAAAAATCCGGTTTCTCAACAATTGCACCTATCTTCTTTAAGATTTCTAATCGATTTTTCTGAAGCGATTTCCCAAATATTTTAATATTACCGGATGTCGGTTTAATTAATGTAAGCAACATTCGGATTGTTGTACTTTTCCCTGCTCCATTAGGACCAAGAAAACCAAACACATCGCCGCGATAGACATTCAAGTCTAGGTTATTAACTGCAATAAGATTTTTGTACTTTTTAGTTAACCCGGAAACTTCGATAATCTTTTCGTTTTCCAAACAATCCTCAAAATTTTGTAATTAGACGAAGCTGAGATTAAAAATGTTCTTTAATTTGTTACGGATTTATAAATAGCATCATGTAGAACTGATCGGAATGGAATGATCTTCGTATTGTCACGTGTTGGAAAAACTCTATTGGATAAAAGAATAACAAACAATTTTTCATCCTTATCAACCCAAATTGATGTGCCGGTAAATCCGGTATGACCAAATGAATTTTTAGAAAATAATTTTCCGGCAGATGATTTTTCTTCCGATTTAGTATCCCAACCTAAAGCTCGTGAACTTAGTTCCGAATTTGTCTTGGTAAAAAGATCAATTGTTTCTTTTTTGAAAAATTGTTTATCCCCGACTTTACCTTCATTAACGTACAAGTAGATTAATTTTGCTAAATCTTCAGAAGTAGAAAACAATCCGGCATGTCCCGCAACTCCGTTTAATAGATACGCGGTTTCATCATGAACTTTCCCTTTCATCAATTGCATTCTCCAATAATTATCTTGTTCGGTCGGAACACAATTGTACCAAACTTTTGGCGATGGATTGAAAAATGTGTTTTTCATACCGAGTTTATCGAACAGATTTTCTTTTAGATAAACATCGAATTTCATGTTGGTAATCTTCTCTATGACTTTCTGAAGAACAATCATTCCCAGATCACTATATTGATATTTTATTCCCGGCTTAAAATCCAATTCAATATTCATGATTGAATTAATAACTTCATCCGCTGTTTTATGTGTTTTATGAAAAGGTCTAAATGCGGGCAATCCGGAATTATGAAGTAATAAATTTTTTATTGTTATTCTATCTTTACCGTTGTTATCAAACTGCGGCAAATATTCAATAACTTTATCTTCCAACGAAATTTTACCCTGATCATAGAGAAGCATAACCGCAGAAGTCGTTCCGATTACTTTTGTCAATGATGCAATATCAAAAATTGAATTGTCTTCAATTCTCTTTGCTCCTTTTTCATAAGTACCGGAACCAAAATTATTTCTGTAGATTACTCTCCCTCTATGTCCGACTAATAATTGTGCACCGGGAAAAACTTTTTCTGATACCGCATTTCTCATCAATGAATCAACCGAACTAAAAATATAGTTTGAATCCGATCGCATTTTTTGAAAGAATATATTTTTAGCATTCTTTTGTAACCCGGTTCCGAAATCAAATTGGGTTTTAGGAATTTTGATCGGAAGTTTTCCACGGATTGCAATATTTCCCAGCAAAGAATTTATTGCTGATGACTGAGTAACTGCTACGTTTCCGTATGCCGCAAAGTAAGTCGGTATTTCCGGAACTTCCGCTAACAGATATGGATTTCCAAAACTTAACGCAATCGTCGGTTTACCATTTTTTATTATATCTCTTATAAAATTAAACTGATCTTGATGAAGATCTATTGTTCCTTTTGATGATCTGACGTTTGCATAGATTGATAAAATAACAAGATCACTTTCAGAAACTTCTTCAAGAATTTTCTTGTAATCTTTTTCTGTGCTACTAAAATTCATTCTAAAATTTTTAACGTATCCAAGTTCTTGATTTAACACTTCTTCAAAAAGAAACGGATCTTCAATTGTTTTGGCAAATCGCGAATCACTTATTGTAACAGAAATTACTTTTGAATAATCGTCAGGGTTAATTGGTATGATATTCTGTTCATCTTTAACTAAAGTAATTGAACTTTCAGCGATGTCTTGTGCTAATCTAAAATGGGATCGTTTGTTTATTTCTTTTCTGGCTTGATGAATATCTACATATTTGTTTTCATCAAGCTTCAACCATTTTTTAACTTTCAAAATCTTTCTAACCGATTCATTAATTCTCTCTTCCGAAATTCTTCCTAGATTTACAGCATCAACAATACCATCAATCATTTCTTTTTCTTTGCTGGGGAATAACAAAATATCGCAGCCAGCTTGAATTGAAAGCAAACCGATTTGTGCTTGTGTATAATCATTCGTTAAAGCTTGCATGTTGAGTGCATCTGTTACAACCAATCCGTCAAATCCCATTTCATTTTTTAGAAGAGTAGTGACTACATTATATGAAAAAGTTGCCGGAGCGCCTTCAACATCTGTTAATTCTGGTACATCAAGATGACCTATCATTACTGATTTTACACCTGCATCAATTGCAAATTGAAATGCTTTTAGGTCAACTTCCCAAAGTTCTTTTTTAGTTAATTCAATCAGCGGAAGTTCATTATGCGAATCTAAATCTGTTGCACCATGACCGGGAAAATGTTTTGCGGTAGATATCAAGTTGCTTTCATGCATTCCTCTTATGAAAGCATCAGAATGAATTGCAATAACATCCGGGTCGGATGAATATGCTCTTACATTTATAATTGGATTTCTATAATCATGAATTACATCAACTAACGGTGCATAGTTTTGATGCACTCCAAGTACTCTTGCTTCCTGCCCTACAATCCTCCCCATATAGTAATCATTTTTTGGATTTCCCGAAGCAGCAAATGCCATTTTATACGGGAACTCAACTGCATCGGATAAACGCATACCCAGTCCGCGCTCATAGTCGGCTGAAATTAAGAGAGGAATTTTTGATCTCTTCTGAAGTTGGTTAATTATAGCCGTTTGATTTTCTATATCACCGGCTAAAAAAATAATCCCACCTACTTGTTCATCCTCTACAAGTTTCTTCAATCTATTGTATTGTCTGGAATACTTTATCGTATCTTGTCCATTTGCATACGGTATAACCAGCTGCGCAATTTTTTTGCGAAGTGTTAATGAATTTAATGTTGATTCAACCCATTTTTGGTCGTCTTGCGATAAAGGAAATAATTTATCAAAGGTATGCTTGGGTTTACGAAGCTGCGTAATATTCTCGGAAGGAATGATTATCGAAATTAATAATATTATCAAAAATCCTACAGCAGTTCGCATGACTATTTTTCTTTCTTAATCCCGAATAGCGGATCGATTTTAATAAATTTTGTGATCACAAATGCCGGTATTGTTGCTATTAAAATCCAGATAAAAAACATTTTATAACCCAGTGCTTCTTGAAGCCAACCGCTGAACATTCCGGGGATCATCATTCCCAGAGCCATAAAACCCGTTGTAATCGCGAAGTGTGCTGTTTTATGTTCTCCTTCTGAAACATATATCATAAAAAGCATGTATGCAGTAAAACCAAATCCATATCCAAATTGTTCAACTGCAATTAATGAAGATATCATATAGAATGATTCGGGTTGAAGAAGAGACATATATACATAAACTGTATTCGGCAAGTTGATTGCGATCAACATCCACCATAGCCACTTTTTAAGCCCGTCTTTTGAACAAACAATTCCACCAAGAATTCCTCCGATCATCAATGCAATCAATCCGATAGTGCCATAAATTAAACCAACTTCGGATGTAGTTAATTCTAATCCGCCTATTTCTCTTTTATCTAATAGAAATGGTGCTGCTATTTTAACGAGCTGGGCTTCGCTGAATCTATAGAAAAGTAAAAATCCTATTGTTATTAAAATTCCTTTCTTCTTAAAGAACATTAAGAATGTATTGATGAAATCTTCGAAAAACTTTTTTGCGGAAACTGCTTTGCGAGATACATCAACACCCGGATAAGGTAAGGCGAAATAATGATAGATAAAAAATAGAACGAATAATCCGGCAAGAATAACAAATACAATTACCCATGCTGTTTTTATGCTGTATAATTCTTCGAAATACCCTGCAAGTATTACAAGAAGACCCTGTCCGGTTAACATCGCAAAACGATAAAATGTACTTCTTATTCCGACAAAAAATGCTTGGTGATGTTCACTCAAACCAAGCATATAAAACCCATCGGCTGCAATGTCATGTGTAGCAGAACTGAAAGCCATCAGCCAAAAAAATAATAAAGTAAGTTGAATATAATTATCCGCCGGGATTGTTAATGCAATTCCGCCTAAACCGGCACCAATAATTAACTGCATTGCTAAAATCCAAGCCCGTTTTGTTTTAAACAGATCAACAACCGGACTCCATAATGGTTTTATAACCCAAGGCAAATAAAGCCAGCTTGTGTAAAGAGCAATGTCTGTGTTCGATAAGCCAAGCCGCTTATACATTATAACAGAGACAGTCATTACAATAATATAGGGCATGCCTTCCGCAAAATACAACGAAGGGACCCAAGTCCAAGGACTTCTGATTTTTCTTTCCTTCATTCAATTCCTTTGAATAAATTCTTAGCTATAAGAACAGCACCAAACTCGGCGCTATGTTTTGGTTCAATAATTTTTAATTGAGGCAGTTTTTTATTTATAATATCGGTAAGCATTTTTTTGTAATAATTTTCAGATTGAAGAAGTCCGCCTGTTAAAATTAAATTAAGTCGATCAAATTTTACTGAATCACACATTGCTTTTAAATGTATTAGCAATTCATTAGCTTCACTTTGCAAAATGTTTATAGCATCTTGAATTCCTTTTGATGCCGCATTAATTACAACTTCAGCAAATTGTGATATTTCATAATTGTTTTTATAAATCAGATCGATCAGTTCATTTGTTGAATTTACTTTTAATTCTGTTTTAGCTATGAGAAACAATTCACTTTTATTAATTCTACCATCAACCATTTTAGAAAATAAGTTTAATCCCTTTTGACCGATGGAATAACCTGAACCTTCATCACCTATTAATCTTCCAAATCCGCCAACTCGATTTATTATATTCTCAATTTTATAAAATAAGATGGAGCCTGTTCCGGCAATCAAAATTGCACCGTCTTCATTTTCGAATGCACCTTTAATTGTGATCTCTGCATCGGATACAACTTTTATATGTTGAGTTTTGGGAAGACTCTCACTTAAATAATCCTGAAATTTTTCAGCACTGTCTTTCCTTCCGGCTCCGGCAGTTCCAATAACTAATGCAATTTCGTGATCTTTGTAATTATTGAGATGTGGATCGAGTAAATTAATTACATTGAGAACCGCTTCTTCAAATCCAATTTTAAGAAAATTTGAAGCTCCGCCAACGTCTTCTGTCAATACATTTAAGTTTTCATCGGTAATTAACAATTTAGTATTACTGCCGCCGCCGTCAATTCCGCATAGAATTCTTTTCATGGTAAGTTTTTTTAGTTATTAAATCCAAAATAGATAATTAGAATAGAACTTAAAAATTATTTGTATATCATTTCACTTGTTTATCAGTTACGATCTTTTATATTTTAAAACGCCTTACTAAAGAAAGGAATAAGATGATTGACTTTACCATAAATCAATATTTTCATATTGCCTTACTCGGAGGCATACTTGCCACAAGCGGTATGACGGCCATCCTGTATATTTTTGATAAAGCAGGACTAGCCAATGGCGACATGGTGAGGGCTGTCGGAAGTTTGATTACAAAAAAGTATGAAAATGCTTTGATTCCCGGATTATTATTACACTATTCTTCGGGTATTTTTTTCTCAATTGTTTATGCTCTTGCAATTGATTTGTTTAATACGGTTACAGTAGAAAGTTCAATTGCATACGGGGTAGCAATAGGAATATTTCATGGAGCGGTAGTAGCTTTGGTCTTAGTTGTAATTATCGCAGAACATCATCCTTTGGAAAAATTTCAGAAAACCGGAATAGCAGTTGCGGTATTACATTGGGCGGCTCACATTGTGTTTGGTTTAATTGTCGGAATAATCGTGGGAATTACTGTTATTTAATTATATCTGCCATTCAATTTCATTGTGCCAAAGTTCGAGCATTTTCTTATCCAGCTTAATAATTCCCTCTTGTGTAATTCCGGGAACAACCGGATAAAATTCGTTTAACTTTTGGTAAATCGGAATGCGGTCTGCCGGTGTTTTGGCTTTTGGAATAAGGTATAAAAGTGTCATGCCGTCTAATGGTTGAGCAATATTCAAAACTTTTCCAAAATCTGCAATTGAAGGAGTACCAAAACTTATTTTATCCACAAGGGAAATTAAACTTGAATCTGCAGCGATATGATAAGGAATTCCAATTGTGCCATCACTTGAAATTGTGCATTTATGATCTTGAACGAGTGTAATTTCTTCTTTAGAATTGGAAACTTTTAAAATGCCATTAGCGGTTTCCAAATTCAGAAACGATACGTTGTTAATTGAAGCAGTAAAATTTCCGGTTATAATTTTTAATTCTGCTTGAGGGGTAATAATAGTTAATCTTGGATCATCAATTTTACAAACAGCATCCAATCTTCCGGAGGTAAGTGAAATGATATTTTCAGAATCTTTTCCTTTCAATACTTTTAACGAGGAGAAACTTCTTAAATCAACTCTTCCTGCATTAGGGATATTAATTGAAACTTTTGTCGAATCTTCGGTGGTGATAATTTGATTATTATCTATTGTTGATGCACTCGATGTCGGAACGATTGAATAATTACCATAATTCAATTTTAAGTTCCACGGTAAGTTGGTATTAAAAAAATCATAAATAAAATATCCGCCAACAATAAGAATCACTGCTAGTATAGCAATTAAAGGTTTCTTTGGTAAACTCTTCTTTTCAAATGTGTTTACAAGATCTCTGTCTACTGATTTTGCAGAAATACCTGAATCTAACTTTAGACGTTTTCTTTTCTCACCCTCGCTCTCGGTTTGTTCGGTAATCTCTCGTATCTTTTTCTGTTTATCAGATTTGATTTTTTCCAAACTCTGGGATAGTAACTCATCGGAAATTTTGCTCAACACTGTCTGCGGTGTTTTAATGCCTATTGGAAGTGATTGAGCCTTCTTTATTAATTTATTTAGTAATTCATATTCGGCAGCAAGGTCTTCGTATTCTTCGAGGTAAGATTCAATAGTATCCTTTTCGTCTAAAGAAAGTAGTCCGTCAAAATAATCGTGCATTAAATTTCTAACGTCGTCTCTGGTCATTGAATATCGACTCCCGTTAAAGTTGCACGAGAATTTCTTATGATTCTTTTTATTTCATCAATTGTGAGATCACCAAAAAAACCTGCTATTTCTTCATAATCGTAACCTTCAACATCATGCAATACAAAAATAGTACGTTCAAGTTCTGGTAGTTCTAAAATTGTGCTTTCAAATTGACTATTGGTATGAACACGATTAAAAATTGTCGAATCATTTTTCTTTTCGGCGGGATAAACCTTTGCTCGAACTTCGCGGGTTCGTAATTCCTCCATAATTTCAAATACCGCAATTCCTCTTAACCATGCAGTTACAGCAGTATCTTCGCGAACAAATTTGATATTCTGCCATGCCGAAAGAAATACATCTTTTGTAACTTCTTCGGCAATATTTGCATCACCTAAACACAATCCGCAAATTGCATATACTCTAGCAAGATTAATCTCACAAAGCTCTAAAAAGGAATTCTTTCTCCCTTTTTGAGATAAATTGATTAGATACTTTATATATGTTACGTTCGGTGCCTGCAATCTACTCTCTATTAATAGATAAAAAGATTTCGATGTAAAAGTTAACTAATGTGAGAATCAGTTTCTAACTAAAATTTGCATCTCGCCATATCGATTTTTATTGTTTTTAGAGATTCTTGCAATAATTCTTACAGGATTGTTTCCATCATAACCATTTAAATCGCCTTTTGCATCGATGTTTACCCTCTGATTATTTGCGACAAGTGAAACCGAAAACTTACCGAGTTCATTGCGGGTAAATTCACTAGGAAGTTGAAACCCATTATATGATCCACCACCTCCTCCAAGATTTGTCGGCTTCTTATAATACTCTTCGGCTTTTGATAATATTGTAAGACTATGACTAATTAATTGTTCGCGCGCGCTATCCTGCGAGTAAACTTGAAACATCTGCAAGCCGGTTACAATAGCCAATCCGATGATAATAACTCCAAGAGTAATATATAAAAGTTGCGCAGTACCCATTCTACATGCCGATTATTATTGATAAATTATAATATGAATATTATCCTATTTGTTCAATAGCGCAAAGTTATCAATGAACTTTAAAATTATACATAACGACCCTATAAATAGGGAAATAAAACGAATTGCAATTGAGTTGCTCGATGATTCGATTTCACGCTTAGGAGTTGTTCAAACTTCATTTGATGTATCAATACACGAAACACGTAAAAATTTTAAGAAAATGCGAGGACTACTGCGATTAGTAAGAAATGAACTTGGTGAAGATATTTTCAAAAAGGAAAATATCTTGTTCAGAGATACAGGAAGAATTCTTTCACCTATCAGAGATGCTGCGGTTATGGTCGAATCCTTAAACTTGATAAAAAAGAATTATTCAAATGAGATAAAGCAAAACGAATATGATCTGTTAAAAAAGAATTTATCAGTACGAGCAAGACGAGTACGCTCGCAATTCAAAAAGAATAAGGAATTAATTGAAGCAGTTATAAATATTCTAGAAAATCATAAATCCGATATAATTAAACTTCCTCTTCGAAAAAAAACTTTTACACAATTAATACCGAGTATTAATTTAGTTTACGAACGAGGACTAAATGCTATGCAAACTGCTGTGAGATATCCATCTGCGTCTAATTTTCACGAGTGGAGAAAACGAGCTAAATATTTGTGGTACCAGACTCGAATCTTAGAAGATGCATGGCCGGAATATATGACTTTGCTAGCTGCTAAACTTTCACAGCTTTCAGATGTATTAGGCTTAGAACATGATCTTGCCGAATTAAGGAATTTGTTAATGAAAGAATCTACTCTTTGTACTAATAAAGAATTTCAAACAAAACTTTTTAATTACATCGGGCAGGAAAGATTAAAATTACAAAGTGATGCAAAATCATTATCACCATTTATTTATTCTGAAACTCCTGAAAATTTTTCCGGAAGATTACAAGCATATTGGACTCAATAAATATTTATCCAAAATTGCTGTTATTGCAAACCAAACCACTTCAATAAAACTTTTACAATTCTTTTACAATATATTCTCTTGATCCGGATTTTTTATTTATATCTTCGTCTCTATCTGAATTTATTTAGAAAGTAGAGAAAGCAAATTCAATGTTTAATACGATACATAAATTTCATATCCCAGTAATGGGACTTGGTTTTTCGATTGATACTCCAATTAAAGTTGCGCACTACGGAATCGATTCGGTCATTTCAATAATGGATGATGATCTGATTGAGAAAATACGCGAATATCATTCCGCTAAAGCAGGCATAACCTATGAAGAAATTAAAACATCCGAATATGATTTTCGCGCAAAACGAATCACGGCTTATCTGAATCTAGTTAATGAAATCGTCAACAATAATTTTGAAGCTCTCAAAAATTCTTTTGGCAAAAGAGATGGAGAATTCAAAAAATATATTGAATTGCTTCCTAATGATTCCGATTTGAAAATAATCTATAACGCAGCAGAAACAACTAATCAATTAGATTCGATTAAAGATTGGGCTTTAGACCAACTTCACTTAGGCAGTATTGATATTAATATTATGACAAAAGTTGACGGCGCAGTTTATAAAGGAAATGAGAAACTTCCGATTATTCATAATTATGCCCACGCCGCTTTGAGAGGATACGCAAATAGTGATCTTAATTCTTCAATTGTACTTTCTGCCGGTATGAATCCTCGTTTATATAGTTACTTTGAAGAGTTCAAAGATTTTTATCCAACAGAAAACGGTGAATTAAGAAAGAAAATTATTCTAAAAGTTAGTGATTATCGTTCCGCATTAATACAAGGTAAGTTTCTGGCAAAAAAAGGTTTGTGGATTTCTGAATACAGAATTGAATCCGGCTTAAACTGTGGTGGTCACGCTTTTGCATCGGACGGATTTTTAATGGGACCAATTCTGGAAGAGTTTAAGAAAAATCGTAACTCTCTTTTAGAAATCAATCACCAAATTTATACCGAAGCACTAAGACAAAAAAATATTGAATTCAATAAGAATCCGCATCAGCAAAAATTTACTGCGCAAGGCGGTGTCGGCACATACGAAGAACAAAAATTTTTAATCGATAACTATGAAGTTGATTCGGTTGGTTGGGGAAGTCCGTTCTTATTGGTTCCCGAAGTCACAAATGTCGATCCGAAAACTTTGAGATTATTAAGTGATGCAAAAGAAGACGATTTGTACTTAAGCAGAATTTCACCGCTAGGTGTTCCATTCAACAGTATAAAAGGAAACACCAAAGATTTAGAGAAATTGGCGAATGCTCTTAACGGAAAACCGGGAAGTCCTTGTCCCAAAAAATATCTTCAATCGAATACAGAATTTGGTGAACAACCGATTTGTACGGCTTCAATAAAATATCAATCGGAAAAGATAAAAGAACTCAAGTCACAGGACTTAAACAAAAAAGAACTTGATACAAATTATAAAAAGATAATTGATAAGGCATGTTTATGCGTTGGACTAGCTACATCTGCCGTACAAAATTATAATGTCTCAACAAAAATTGACGGCGAGGGTACACTAATTTGTCCCGGACCAAATATGGCATATTTTTCTTCTATTGTTTCACTAAAAGAAATGGTTGATCATATTTATGGAAGAGCAAACCTTATCACAAGAACAAATCGTCCAAACATGTTCATAAAGGAACTAAAATTATATCTGGATTATTTAATGGACGAAATCAACGAAATAAATGAAGCTCCTTCAACTAATCAATTGAAATACTTTGAAACATTTAGAGATAATCTTGCTAATGGCATCGAATATTATAGAAACCTTTTCTCAATGAAACAAAATTCTTTTAACAAAAATATTTTACTAGAGTTAAAAGAACTCGAAAATGTTTTCGCACTTATCAAAGAACAGATGATACTTCA
It contains:
- a CDS encoding ABC transporter permease subunit, giving the protein MIIKLISIELSKIFRKLRTYIGFGAIAVLVPIVQISLYFNGEGYVDFATRNLKDSFFFVGNLLNGYLVAYLILQALFIHIPFLIVLVGSDLFAGEATSGTYRMLVTRPVSRFSIAFSKFIAGFIYTNLLLAWLLIISMGVSLLIFGPGELIVLRDKVYIFAADDVIWRFVLAYGFAMISMTTVFTLSYFFSSLVENAIGPIVVTMAVIIVFIIISALPIEALEFIKPYLFTNHMIKWREFFGDPVGYDVIIESGLILLGHIVVLFAVTTYIFNRKDILT
- a CDS encoding ABC transporter ATP-binding protein, translating into MENEKIIEVSGLTKKYKNLIAVNNLDLNVYRGDVFGFLGPNGAGKSTTIRMLLTLIKPTSGNIKIFGKSLQKNRLEILKKIGAIVEKPDFYLYLTAYKNLEILGKISGADVSKQNLMKHLEIIGLDKRYNSKVKTFSHGMKQRLGIAQALLHDPELIILDEPTTGLDPQGMKEIRDLIIRLSKEQNKTIFLSSHILHEVELIANRMIIINKGSTKVEGTVDELLNPDFLKVSIEVDDIMKAFEVIELTQWVDSFVQKEKNQLVFEMQKSEIPELNSYLIQNGINVSAIIPIRSLEDYFLRITETTE
- a CDS encoding glycoside hydrolase family 3 N-terminal domain-containing protein, with translation MRTAVGFLIILLISIIIPSENITQLRKPKHTFDKLFPLSQDDQKWVESTLNSLTLRKKIAQLVIPYANGQDTIKYSRQYNRLKKLVEDEQVGGIIFLAGDIENQTAIINQLQKRSKIPLLISADYERGLGMRLSDAVEFPYKMAFAASGNPKNDYYMGRIVGQEARVLGVHQNYAPLVDVIHDYRNPIINVRAYSSDPDVIAIHSDAFIRGMHESNLISTAKHFPGHGATDLDSHNELPLIELTKKELWEVDLKAFQFAIDAGVKSVMIGHLDVPELTDVEGAPATFSYNVVTTLLKNEMGFDGLVVTDALNMQALTNDYTQAQIGLLSIQAGCDILLFPSKEKEMIDGIVDAVNLGRISEERINESVRKILKVKKWLKLDENKYVDIHQARKEINKRSHFRLAQDIAESSITLVKDEQNIIPINPDDYSKVISVTISDSRFAKTIEDPFLFEEVLNQELGYVKNFRMNFSSTEKDYKKILEEVSESDLVILSIYANVRSSKGTIDLHQDQFNFIRDIIKNGKPTIALSFGNPYLLAEVPEIPTYFAAYGNVAVTQSSAINSLLGNIAIRGKLPIKIPKTQFDFGTGLQKNAKNIFFQKMRSDSNYIFSSVDSLMRNAVSEKVFPGAQLLVGHRGRVIYRNNFGSGTYEKGAKRIEDNSIFDIASLTKVIGTTSAVMLLYDQGKISLEDKVIEYLPQFDNNGKDRITIKNLLLHNSGLPAFRPFHKTHKTADEVINSIMNIELDFKPGIKYQYSDLGMIVLQKVIEKITNMKFDVYLKENLFDKLGMKNTFFNPSPKVWYNCVPTEQDNYWRMQLMKGKVHDETAYLLNGVAGHAGLFSTSEDLAKLIYLYVNEGKVGDKQFFKKETIDLFTKTNSELSSRALGWDTKSEEKSSAGKLFSKNSFGHTGFTGTSIWVDKDEKLFVILLSNRVFPTRDNTKIIPFRSVLHDAIYKSVTN
- a CDS encoding MFS transporter, whose amino-acid sequence is MKERKIRSPWTWVPSLYFAEGMPYIIVMTVSVIMYKRLGLSNTDIALYTSWLYLPWVIKPLWSPVVDLFKTKRAWILAMQLIIGAGLGGIALTIPADNYIQLTLLFFWLMAFSSATHDIAADGFYMLGLSEHHQAFFVGIRSTFYRFAMLTGQGLLVILAGYFEELYSIKTAWVIVFVILAGLFVLFFIYHYFALPYPGVDVSRKAVSAKKFFEDFINTFLMFFKKKGILITIGFLLFYRFSEAQLVKIAAPFLLDKREIGGLELTTSEVGLIYGTIGLIALMIGGILGGIVCSKDGLKKWLWWMLIAINLPNTVYVYMSLLQPESFYMISSLIAVEQFGYGFGFTAYMLFMIYVSEGEHKTAHFAITTGFMALGMMIPGMFSGWLQEALGYKMFFIWILIATIPAFVITKFIKIDPLFGIKKEK
- a CDS encoding BadF/BadG/BcrA/BcrD ATPase family protein, producing the protein MKRILCGIDGGGSNTKLLITDENLNVLTEDVGGASNFLKIGFEEAVLNVINLLDPHLNNYKDHEIALVIGTAGAGRKDSAEKFQDYLSESLPKTQHIKVVSDAEITIKGAFENEDGAILIAGTGSILFYKIENIINRVGGFGRLIGDEGSGYSIGQKGLNLFSKMVDGRINKSELFLIAKTELKVNSTNELIDLIYKNNYEISQFAEVVINAASKGIQDAINILQSEANELLIHLKAMCDSVKFDRLNLILTGGLLQSENYYKKMLTDIINKKLPQLKIIEPKHSAEFGAVLIAKNLFKGIE